A DNA window from Anaerocolumna sp. AGMB13020 contains the following coding sequences:
- a CDS encoding ferritin-like domain-containing protein, whose protein sequence is MYYSDYSNYHPYYYGQVNPYMPAEDTIGAAQETQSDDKFLYPQNLQNALDLIQEALSGETEDRMFYAWLLQAAPSEEERNIIAGIRDNEIGHYTLFNQLFYELTGMMSQQMQGEQFIEPESYCEGLGRALLGEQNAVQKYRKILYAMQDRVHINMMTEIITDEIRHGILYSYLYARNSCTA, encoded by the coding sequence ATGTATTATAGTGACTACAGCAATTACCATCCTTATTATTACGGTCAGGTTAATCCGTATATGCCAGCAGAGGATACAATCGGAGCCGCACAAGAGACACAATCAGATGATAAATTCTTATATCCTCAAAATCTGCAGAATGCACTTGACTTAATACAAGAGGCTTTATCTGGTGAAACAGAGGATAGAATGTTCTATGCATGGCTGCTACAGGCAGCACCCTCTGAAGAAGAGCGTAATATAATAGCTGGGATTCGTGATAATGAAATTGGCCACTATACGTTATTTAATCAGCTCTTCTATGAATTAACCGGTATGATGTCCCAGCAGATGCAGGGGGAGCAGTTTATCGAACCGGAAAGTTATTGTGAGGGTTTGGGTCGAGCCTTACTGGGAGAGCAGAATGCTGTCCAAAAATATCGTAAAATTCTCTACGCAATGCAGGACCGTGTTCATATCAACATGATGACTGAAATTATAACGGATGAAATCAGGCATGGAATCCTTTACAGCTATCTTTACGCTAGAAACTCTTGCACCGCATAG
- a CDS encoding ABC transporter ATP-binding protein, translating into MSDFIIETKNLTKQYGEQKSVTNLNIHVKKGRIYGLLGRNGAGKTTAMKMLLNLTRPTSGEVQIFGKSIQGNEKRILPRIGSLIEAPGFYPNLTGTENLKIFAQLRGVSKRTAVKEALEVVGLAYGDKKLFSQYSLGMKQRLAIALAIMHDPELLILDEPINGLDPIGIAEVRSFIRNLCDARGKSFLISSHILSEIALLVDDVGIIDHGVLLEEESLAELEKKNGKYIHFIVSDTAQAARIIERNFRTNNFTVDNDHSLRLHDNNFSVAALNRAFIENGLEVSEAHTCEDTLEDYFKRITGGEGIA; encoded by the coding sequence TTGAGTGATTTTATCATTGAAACAAAAAATCTCACCAAACAATATGGTGAGCAGAAAAGTGTTACAAATTTGAATATCCATGTAAAAAAGGGCCGTATCTATGGTTTACTCGGCAGGAATGGCGCAGGTAAAACCACGGCTATGAAAATGCTCTTAAATCTGACACGGCCTACTTCCGGAGAAGTTCAGATCTTTGGCAAAAGCATTCAGGGAAACGAAAAGAGAATTCTGCCCCGCATCGGAAGCTTAATCGAAGCACCAGGGTTTTACCCGAACTTGACTGGTACAGAGAACCTGAAAATTTTTGCTCAGCTCAGAGGTGTTTCCAAACGTACCGCTGTCAAGGAGGCATTAGAAGTTGTTGGACTTGCTTATGGGGATAAGAAACTGTTTTCTCAATACTCTCTCGGCATGAAGCAACGTTTAGCGATTGCCCTTGCTATTATGCACGATCCGGAGCTGCTGATTTTGGATGAGCCAATCAACGGTCTTGACCCCATAGGGATTGCAGAAGTGCGATCATTTATCCGGAATTTATGCGACGCTCGGGGAAAATCGTTTCTGATTTCCAGCCATATTCTTTCAGAAATAGCACTTTTAGTAGATGATGTCGGCATTATTGATCACGGCGTGCTGTTGGAAGAAGAAAGCCTTGCCGAACTGGAAAAAAAGAATGGGAAGTACATCCACTTTATTGTTTCTGACACAGCACAGGCTGCCAGAATCATAGAGAGAAATTTCAGAACTAATAATTTCACAGTGGATAATGATCATAGTCTGCGCCTACATGATAACAATTTTTCTGTGGCTGCCCTTAACCGTGCATTTATTGAAAACGGATTGGAGGTATCCGAAGCTCACACCTGTGAAGATACCCTGGAGGATTACTTCAAGCGCATAACCGGAGGTGAGGGCATTGCGTAA
- a CDS encoding alanine/glycine:cation symporter family protein, with protein sequence MVWLSDFVSSINRILWDVFLIVVLCGVGVYFTILTRGIQFRRFKQSLKLTFGSITLRGKKASDKEGMTSFQSLLTSVSAQIGTGNLAGVATAMVSGGPGAVFWMWVSAILGMATIYAEATLAQRYKTTVNGELVGGPVYYIRAAVKGPVGKAAAAVFSILIIVALGFMGNMVQANSVGGAMEAAFGIPSEIIGVVLALISLLVFLGGVKRIVAVAEKVVPFMAVFFTLSSIIVMVVNFRNIIPAFYDIFVGAFNPQAVLGGVLGVSVQQSIRYGIARGLFTHEAGMGSTPHAHALARVKNPCEQGLVAMIGVFVDTIILLPLTVLAILTSGVLGTKDAEGTFLTGIELTQSAFAQVFGQFGYVIIAICVFFFAFATIMGWYFFGLSNVKYLFGKKAVTIYSLLVSIFVGIGCTLKVDLVWNLADLFNGLMVIPNILALILLGKVVASLTKDWETGISGLSEKE encoded by the coding sequence ATGGTATGGTTATCTGATTTCGTCAGCAGTATAAACAGGATACTGTGGGATGTATTTTTAATTGTTGTGCTATGTGGCGTTGGTGTTTATTTTACGATCCTGACAAGGGGAATTCAGTTTCGCAGATTTAAACAAAGCTTAAAATTAACCTTTGGCTCTATCACCTTGCGCGGTAAAAAGGCCAGCGATAAGGAAGGAATGACCTCCTTCCAGTCTCTGCTTACCTCCGTTTCTGCCCAGATTGGAACGGGTAACCTTGCAGGTGTGGCAACTGCCATGGTTTCCGGAGGCCCCGGTGCGGTATTCTGGATGTGGGTCAGCGCGATTTTAGGTATGGCAACCATTTATGCAGAAGCTACCCTTGCCCAACGTTACAAAACAACAGTAAACGGAGAACTTGTGGGAGGCCCTGTCTATTATATCCGCGCTGCCGTCAAAGGGCCTGTTGGTAAAGCCGCTGCCGCAGTCTTTTCAATACTTATTATTGTTGCACTTGGTTTTATGGGAAACATGGTGCAGGCCAATTCTGTCGGCGGCGCCATGGAGGCAGCTTTCGGAATTCCTTCCGAGATCATCGGGGTTGTACTGGCACTTATTTCACTGCTGGTTTTTCTGGGTGGTGTTAAACGTATTGTAGCTGTTGCAGAAAAAGTGGTTCCTTTTATGGCTGTCTTCTTTACTCTGTCTTCTATCATCGTTATGGTCGTAAATTTCCGTAACATAATTCCAGCTTTTTATGATATATTTGTCGGCGCTTTTAATCCACAGGCAGTTTTGGGTGGTGTTCTGGGTGTAAGCGTACAACAGTCTATCCGCTATGGTATTGCCCGAGGTCTATTTACACATGAAGCCGGTATGGGCTCAACACCTCACGCACATGCTCTGGCACGTGTAAAAAATCCCTGTGAGCAGGGACTTGTTGCTATGATAGGAGTATTTGTAGATACTATTATTCTATTGCCCCTAACCGTGCTGGCAATCTTAACATCCGGCGTATTAGGCACCAAAGATGCAGAGGGAACCTTCCTTACCGGGATTGAACTGACACAATCTGCCTTTGCGCAGGTATTTGGCCAATTTGGATACGTGATTATTGCAATCTGCGTATTTTTCTTTGCTTTCGCTACCATTATGGGCTGGTATTTTTTCGGTCTTTCCAATGTGAAATATCTCTTTGGCAAGAAAGCTGTCACTATCTATTCCCTCCTGGTTTCCATATTTGTAGGAATAGGCTGTACCCTTAAGGTTGACCTGGTATGGAATCTGGCGGACCTTTTCAACGGACTGATGGTTATTCCTAATATCCTGGCACTGATCCTCCTGGGAAAAGTAGTTGCCAGCTTAACAAAGGACTGGGAAACTGGTATTTCCGGTCTATCCGAAAAGGAGTAA
- a CDS encoding transglutaminase-like domain-containing protein — protein sequence MNTGKQIIRKLAVAESFLLTLAMGAYFENRFVLRIHIVVLMCLTVIFLGMIYFIDQYKKNLLTLFVLTGILFAFIIITLALKVNFIKEIGKLYQWCLIYNGDEKLYERRYGVIVMAGILLLCGVVTYFLYHLKMVKNMAAAVLVVLLIISAVYKVNIPKITVGVIIFYSLSTLAVYCGKLYYKSSNTVNNSIATVYLAPACIIIALLSIWLPSGNEPIKWNGFKYFIEKAQEQGARLITQLEFLFDRNGNEFSVSFSGYSEELTELGGEVNVKNETALKVKTQNKSTAAGYLIGSISDTYTGRSWERSRRSRELEKEDYSYDFYELLIAFAREEGGDLTNFIKSRSYDIEYYDISTRSLFYPLKTYNIKFYRDLKFNETPQGAFLSDKAKGIGFKYNVKYYELNLNNKLLQKMLRERAEDSRSVSPEVLNRTAVKLFHYDMLPTDIDMEGLKQDLDRRSAEIKTWYTALPDSLPERVRILAAQLTKGCENDYDKLKAIEAYLNQLSYTTSIGKTPGGEDFVDYFLFHQKKGYCTYFASAFGVLGRCVGIPTRYIEGFMVDYKNIDSSGAYNVDSSSAHSWVEAYIEGIGWIPFEPTPAFYGARYTQWKEEPKTSGYSNFGESGFIQPSMPPAYQELINSGENFQLYQPQRKNYVLPFIGVVTSILILFIGITFIYYNILNVKYRKKFENASDNGKLFFIMAEILHYLEKEGFRMTDEDTLLTFAGRIGSKIKFSQTDFLKVAVIFMGVRYGEYEVKTQELKDVMEFSKDFRYYQEQRLGKRKMLLERFLFLHFYQ from the coding sequence ATGAATACGGGGAAGCAGATAATTCGAAAATTGGCGGTTGCGGAAAGTTTTCTGCTTACCCTGGCTATGGGGGCATATTTTGAGAATCGATTTGTCTTGAGGATTCATATTGTAGTTCTTATGTGTCTTACGGTAATCTTCCTGGGTATGATATATTTTATTGACCAGTATAAAAAGAATCTTCTTACCCTATTTGTACTAACAGGAATCCTCTTTGCATTTATCATTATCACCTTAGCATTAAAAGTCAATTTTATCAAGGAAATCGGGAAGCTGTATCAATGGTGCCTTATCTATAACGGAGATGAGAAATTGTATGAGAGACGTTACGGTGTGATAGTGATGGCAGGTATTCTTCTCCTGTGTGGTGTAGTTACGTATTTCCTGTATCATTTAAAAATGGTAAAGAATATGGCCGCAGCCGTACTGGTAGTACTACTTATCATCTCAGCTGTGTATAAAGTCAATATACCTAAAATTACAGTAGGAGTAATTATTTTTTATTCTCTGTCAACCCTCGCCGTGTATTGCGGTAAACTATATTATAAGAGCAGTAATACAGTAAATAATAGTATCGCTACTGTTTATCTTGCACCAGCCTGTATCATTATAGCCTTGTTATCCATATGGCTGCCATCTGGCAATGAGCCCATTAAGTGGAACGGATTTAAGTACTTTATTGAAAAAGCACAGGAACAGGGGGCTCGATTAATCACCCAGCTGGAATTCCTTTTTGACCGTAATGGCAACGAATTTTCGGTCAGTTTTTCCGGGTACTCGGAAGAACTGACTGAACTTGGGGGGGAAGTTAACGTAAAGAATGAAACGGCGCTGAAGGTTAAAACACAGAATAAAAGTACAGCGGCAGGATATCTAATCGGTTCTATAAGTGATACTTATACGGGGCGGAGCTGGGAGAGAAGCAGGAGAAGCAGAGAACTTGAGAAAGAAGATTACTCTTATGACTTTTATGAATTACTGATTGCTTTTGCCAGGGAAGAAGGCGGCGATTTAACTAATTTCATAAAAAGCAGAAGCTATGATATTGAATATTATGATATCAGTACAAGATCTCTTTTCTATCCTTTAAAAACCTACAATATTAAGTTCTACCGGGATCTTAAATTTAATGAAACACCCCAGGGAGCCTTTTTATCTGATAAAGCAAAAGGAATCGGGTTTAAGTATAATGTAAAGTATTATGAACTGAATTTAAATAATAAGCTTCTGCAGAAAATGCTCCGGGAAAGAGCGGAGGATAGCAGGTCGGTATCACCGGAGGTATTAAACAGAACTGCAGTGAAACTATTTCATTATGATATGTTGCCAACAGATATTGACATGGAGGGATTAAAACAAGACCTTGACCGCCGATCTGCTGAAATAAAGACTTGGTATACAGCCCTGCCGGATTCTCTGCCAGAACGGGTCAGAATACTGGCGGCTCAGTTAACCAAAGGCTGTGAGAATGATTACGATAAATTAAAAGCGATAGAAGCTTATCTGAATCAGCTTTCCTATACTACCAGCATCGGAAAGACACCGGGCGGAGAAGATTTTGTGGATTATTTTCTGTTTCATCAAAAAAAGGGCTATTGCACCTATTTTGCTTCTGCTTTCGGAGTGCTGGGCAGATGTGTCGGCATACCCACACGTTACATAGAAGGCTTTATGGTGGATTATAAAAACATAGATTCTTCCGGTGCCTATAATGTAGACAGCAGCAGTGCGCATTCCTGGGTTGAGGCTTACATAGAAGGAATCGGCTGGATTCCTTTTGAACCGACGCCGGCATTCTATGGAGCCAGGTATACCCAGTGGAAGGAAGAACCAAAAACTTCCGGCTACAGTAATTTTGGAGAATCCGGTTTTATACAGCCTTCAATGCCGCCTGCCTATCAGGAGTTGATTAATAGCGGAGAGAATTTTCAACTTTATCAGCCCCAACGGAAAAATTATGTGTTACCTTTTATTGGGGTAGTGACAAGTATTTTGATCCTATTCATAGGAATTACTTTTATTTATTACAACATACTAAATGTTAAATACAGAAAAAAATTTGAGAATGCTTCAGATAACGGAAAGCTCTTTTTCATTATGGCTGAAATTTTGCATTACCTTGAAAAAGAGGGCTTCCGCATGACCGATGAAGATACACTGCTTACCTTTGCTGGAAGAATTGGCAGCAAAATAAAATTTAGCCAGACAGATTTCCTGAAAGTGGCCGTCATATTTATGGGTGTCAGATATGGTGAGTATGAGGTAAAAACACAAGAACTTAAGGACGTTATGGAGTTTTCAAAGGATTTCAGATATTACCAGGAACAAAGGCTGGGAAAAAGAAAAATGCTACTGGAGAGATTTTTATTTCTTCATTTTTATCAGTGA
- a CDS encoding sensor histidine kinase translates to MLWDIVLSLLFFLALLFGFVCFSKLIGVKRQLTYITEVLDDIQSGNGNRKILTTDTQLTAELSFKMNEIIYAYEEQLSQLRAADEANRQLMTSLSHDVRTPLTTLLGYLDAVHRGVVTGKTREDYLDIARKKAHNLKDYIDVLFDWFKLNSSEFSLSIKPQELAELTRHILKDWIPIFEEKNLDYEIELPEKPLLTRVDSDGYSRIINNLVQNVMSHSQATQIKIEMVQQENAIEIHITDNGIGIEKLDLQHIFERLYKCDKGRSDKGSGLGLSIVRQMVEKMDGHITAQSEPDLYTIFTVSFPLEA, encoded by the coding sequence ATGCTTTGGGATATAGTTTTAAGCCTTTTATTTTTCCTCGCCCTCTTGTTTGGTTTTGTATGTTTTTCAAAACTAATCGGTGTAAAACGACAACTTACATATATAACCGAGGTTCTGGATGATATTCAGTCAGGAAACGGCAACCGAAAAATCCTTACGACAGACACTCAATTGACCGCAGAGCTTTCCTTCAAAATGAATGAGATTATATATGCCTATGAAGAACAGCTTTCGCAACTGCGGGCGGCAGACGAAGCCAACCGCCAGTTAATGACCAGTCTTTCCCATGATGTGAGAACACCCCTTACAACCCTGTTGGGTTACTTGGATGCTGTTCACAGAGGAGTTGTTACCGGAAAAACCCGTGAGGATTACCTTGATATTGCGAGAAAAAAAGCCCACAATCTAAAAGACTATATTGATGTTCTATTTGACTGGTTTAAGCTCAACTCCAGTGAATTTTCTTTATCCATAAAACCGCAAGAGCTTGCGGAGCTAACACGTCATATCCTCAAAGACTGGATTCCGATTTTTGAGGAAAAAAATCTGGATTATGAAATTGAGCTTCCAGAAAAACCGCTGCTTACAAGAGTGGATTCGGATGGGTATTCTCGCATCATAAATAATTTAGTCCAAAATGTCATGAGTCATAGTCAGGCGACACAAATCAAAATTGAAATGGTTCAACAGGAAAATGCAATAGAAATTCACATAACGGATAATGGGATTGGAATTGAAAAACTAGATTTACAGCATATCTTTGAAAGATTGTATAAATGTGATAAAGGACGTTCGGATAAGGGAAGCGGATTAGGCCTTTCCATTGTCCGGCAGATGGTGGAGAAAATGGATGGCCACATCACGGCACAAAGTGAGCCAGACCTATACACAATTTTCACTGTTTCCTTTCCTTTAGAGGCATGA
- a CDS encoding ABC transporter permease produces the protein MVRIIKTEFLKLKRFHILLIGLIGMTLPAILSVFTQAVATPEVTTQDYGFSSLFNSTIWNSTTIFMPVIYTLIGGYLINREYTDNTLKNIFPVPISFQRLLSGKLLAMGILSVLFGFYSYTVTLVVGLLSGLSGLNAGILFTGLLQMLGISLLTYIAVLPIMAFTSRKPGLFIGGVIIAFLFGYSSMFIKDVTMRSLYPILSGLTIMGFDTGTFMNTSETGNLTLSLLSLTVMLLLTTVIVLQTKSPKPASAHKKHKAVSMFLWSRQKGL, from the coding sequence ATGGTTCGTATTATAAAAACTGAATTTTTGAAACTAAAAAGATTTCATATTTTGCTTATTGGCCTCATTGGTATGACGCTTCCTGCCATTTTGTCTGTATTCACACAGGCAGTCGCTACACCGGAGGTCACAACACAGGATTATGGCTTTTCATCTCTTTTTAATAGTACCATTTGGAATAGCACAACAATTTTTATGCCCGTTATATATACATTGATAGGCGGCTATCTGATCAACCGTGAATACACAGATAACACACTGAAAAACATTTTTCCTGTTCCCATAAGCTTTCAACGTCTGCTGTCCGGAAAACTGCTGGCTATGGGCATTTTAAGCGTACTGTTTGGCTTTTACAGCTATACTGTAACACTGGTTGTCGGATTGCTGTCGGGTCTTTCCGGACTTAATGCCGGAATTTTATTTACCGGGCTTTTGCAAATGCTCGGAATATCACTTTTAACCTATATCGCCGTTCTGCCGATTATGGCATTTACCAGCAGGAAACCCGGGCTATTCATAGGAGGTGTTATCATAGCCTTTCTCTTTGGATATAGTTCCATGTTCATCAAAGATGTCACGATGCGCAGCTTATACCCGATCCTGTCTGGACTAACAATTATGGGGTTCGATACGGGAACCTTCATGAACACTTCAGAAACGGGGAATCTTACACTATCCCTGCTATCCTTGACGGTCATGCTTTTACTCACAACTGTGATTGTACTGCAGACAAAATCACCAAAACCAGCTTCTGCACATAAAAAGCATAAAGCGGTCAGTATGTTCCTCTGGTCGAGGCAAAAAGGCCTATAA
- a CDS encoding ABC transporter permease has product MRNLLLNEFRKFKRKKIFFYGILAAFIFPLFNAVLLSDSNFASIQSGVREDNAFLLLMPLLIILAANLFFVEQDNDTLKNLLCIPISKNQLVRVKLLVLLIFSVAFQLMGFTVSTAIAVSQNIPLTDLAFQFLLTASSGILMWAAALPCVVLVVWFNKSYILSVIIVFFYTLCNYVMHFSNAIMMQPLGINAGTLMPVPMIFRWLYQFYTPTGEIQTEFYNRFSPYFVSAPVCFGMLLLEAAVCMYLMIRLYRRREV; this is encoded by the coding sequence TTGCGTAATCTGCTTCTAAATGAATTTAGAAAATTTAAAAGAAAGAAAATATTTTTCTATGGAATATTGGCAGCATTCATTTTTCCTCTTTTTAATGCAGTGTTGTTGTCAGATTCCAACTTTGCAAGTATCCAGTCCGGCGTAAGAGAGGATAACGCCTTTTTGCTATTAATGCCCTTACTGATTATCCTGGCAGCTAATCTGTTTTTTGTTGAGCAGGATAATGACACCTTAAAGAATCTGCTTTGCATACCAATATCAAAAAATCAATTGGTCCGTGTAAAGTTATTGGTTTTGCTAATTTTTTCAGTTGCATTTCAGTTAATGGGTTTTACAGTAAGCACGGCAATTGCAGTTTCTCAAAACATCCCGCTGACTGATCTTGCTTTTCAATTCCTGCTCACAGCCTCATCAGGGATACTCATGTGGGCTGCTGCGCTTCCCTGTGTTGTGCTGGTTGTATGGTTTAATAAAAGCTATATTCTCTCGGTAATTATCGTGTTCTTTTACACCCTGTGTAATTATGTGATGCATTTCAGCAATGCGATTATGATGCAGCCTTTAGGGATAAATGCAGGAACCCTGATGCCTGTTCCCATGATCTTTCGGTGGCTATACCAATTTTACACGCCCACTGGTGAAATACAGACTGAATTTTACAATCGATTCAGCCCGTACTTTGTATCGGCACCCGTATGCTTTGGCATGCTTTTATTGGAAGCGGCCGTTTGTATGTATTTGATGATCCGCCTCTATCGGCGCAGAGAAGTTTGA
- a CDS encoding AAA family ATPase, translating into MQNQEVIGDLVKNIEKVIIGKREAIDLAVITLLSEGHLLIEDVPGVGKTTLANAISKSIDCGFNRIQFTPDTMPSDITGVSVYNMQTGQFEFTPGAIMNHIILADEVNRTSPKTQASLLEAMEERQISVDGKTYPLPTPFMVIATQNPIDYLGTYNLPEAQLDRFLMKLSIGYPSMADEKRMADYYIRQSPIKSLEAVTDGKTISAMQEEVKTVKIHQDLISYIIEIIDETRKDTNITLGASPRAILALIRASQAAAYYNRRDYCIPDDILKVIQPVIRHRLILSPESRLNKLTAEMVLDKIIARFRVPILPVGCS; encoded by the coding sequence ATGCAAAACCAGGAAGTAATTGGGGACTTAGTTAAGAATATCGAAAAAGTTATAATAGGAAAAAGAGAAGCAATCGATTTAGCGGTAATAACCTTGTTATCGGAAGGACATCTTCTGATAGAGGATGTACCTGGCGTCGGAAAAACTACTCTGGCCAATGCCATTTCAAAATCCATTGACTGCGGCTTTAACCGGATTCAGTTCACACCGGATACAATGCCCAGCGATATAACCGGTGTGTCAGTTTATAATATGCAGACAGGACAGTTTGAATTTACACCCGGTGCTATCATGAATCATATTATACTAGCCGATGAAGTTAACCGCACATCCCCAAAGACCCAGGCCAGTTTATTGGAAGCCATGGAGGAAAGACAGATCAGTGTGGATGGAAAGACCTATCCGCTGCCAACCCCTTTTATGGTTATTGCTACTCAGAATCCCATTGATTATCTGGGAACCTATAATCTTCCGGAAGCACAGCTGGATCGCTTTTTGATGAAATTGTCCATTGGTTATCCGAGTATGGCGGATGAAAAGAGGATGGCAGATTATTACATCAGACAGAGCCCCATAAAGTCACTGGAAGCTGTAACTGATGGAAAAACCATTTCCGCTATGCAGGAGGAAGTGAAGACCGTAAAAATACACCAGGATTTGATTTCCTACATAATCGAAATAATAGACGAAACAAGAAAAGACACCAATATCACATTAGGTGCCAGTCCCAGGGCTATCCTAGCTCTGATCCGGGCATCCCAGGCAGCAGCTTATTATAATCGCAGGGATTACTGTATTCCGGATGATATCCTTAAAGTAATTCAGCCTGTAATAAGGCACCGGCTGATACTTTCCCCCGAATCCAGATTAAATAAGCTTACGGCAGAGATGGTGCTGGATAAGATAATAGCCAGATTCCGTGTACCCATACTTCCTGTAGGATGCTCATAA
- a CDS encoding DUF58 domain-containing protein, translating to MFINRIIMLILIIASAIFASHYGGNVSYALFYMSLSIPVVSILYTFYVYIRFRIYQEIGQRLVVKGDFIPYSFTLANEDYITFRSIKVNFFHDKSSIANIDDISEYCLLPGQLEKMETHLRCRYRGEYFVGASTVDIIDYFYLCKITYPISSKLKVTVLPRIVNIPRLSIAPELKDVKNTSFLRNVSLDAMDLETRKYIAGDSKKQIHWKVSARHNQLFVRKFISNPKAETAIFMDLRMVREDSITAIIIEDQILEGTLAIANYCKDNNTRVKVYYEQGGIKNIFIGGKMDFDFFYQLTTQMHFHSTIPVESIIQESLNFTENTGFYIVITHEITVELYITILGLSENGNDLSLLLIRDTVGEDEMEMMKSLKLSGVLIKQVTREDEIGEVLKA from the coding sequence ATGTTTATTAATCGTATTATAATGCTGATTTTAATCATAGCGTCGGCCATTTTCGCCAGCCATTACGGCGGAAATGTTTCGTATGCTCTTTTTTATATGAGCTTATCCATACCGGTAGTTTCTATTCTTTATACCTTTTATGTATATATCCGTTTCCGAATCTATCAGGAAATCGGTCAGCGGCTCGTGGTAAAAGGTGATTTTATTCCCTATTCCTTTACCCTGGCCAATGAAGATTATATTACCTTTCGAAGTATTAAAGTTAATTTCTTCCATGACAAATCCAGTATAGCCAATATAGATGATATCAGTGAATACTGTCTTTTACCCGGACAGCTGGAGAAAATGGAAACCCATCTTAGGTGCAGATATCGGGGTGAATACTTTGTGGGTGCCAGTACGGTGGATATTATTGATTATTTCTACTTGTGTAAGATTACCTATCCTATTTCCTCCAAACTAAAAGTTACTGTGCTTCCAAGGATTGTAAATATACCAAGGCTTAGTATAGCACCGGAGCTTAAGGATGTTAAGAACACGTCCTTTTTACGAAACGTTTCTTTGGATGCCATGGATCTGGAGACAAGAAAATACATAGCAGGTGACAGTAAAAAACAGATCCATTGGAAAGTAAGTGCCAGGCACAATCAGTTATTCGTCCGGAAGTTTATCAGCAATCCCAAAGCAGAAACTGCTATCTTTATGGATCTGAGAATGGTCAGGGAAGACAGCATCACTGCCATTATTATAGAAGACCAGATCCTTGAAGGTACGCTTGCTATTGCAAACTACTGTAAAGATAATAATACAAGAGTAAAGGTATATTATGAACAGGGAGGCATTAAAAATATTTTCATTGGGGGAAAGATGGATTTTGATTTCTTTTACCAGCTTACCACACAAATGCACTTTCATTCGACCATCCCTGTAGAGAGTATCATACAGGAAAGTCTGAACTTTACGGAGAACACGGGATTTTATATAGTTATTACCCATGAGATTACCGTTGAACTATACATAACGATTCTGGGGTTGTCGGAGAATGGCAATGACCTGTCGCTGCTGCTAATTCGGGACACAGTCGGAGAGGATGAGATGGAAATGATGAAAAGCCTGAAACTTTCCGGAGTACTTATTAAACAGGTGACGAGGGAGGATGAAATCGGGGAGGTATTAAAGGCATGA
- a CDS encoding response regulator transcription factor, with amino-acid sequence MAYNILVIDDDKELCSLIKQSILKEQINSDCCYSGTDGLTLLKKNNYQLILLDVMMPGMDGFQTMEQIRMKSSIPILMLTSKNDSMSKVQGLRSGADDYLTKPFDMEELIARIISLIRRYTRFNSAGNGNYTQPLTYKGLTIDFDNRSVTTQNGTFELPPKEFDLLVFCAKNQGRILTKQQIYEEVWGEPYVYDDSNIMAIISRLRKKIEPSLGAPLYIQTIKGIGYRFNKEV; translated from the coding sequence TTGGCTTACAATATTTTAGTAATTGATGATGACAAAGAACTATGCTCTTTAATTAAACAAAGCATATTGAAAGAGCAGATAAACTCTGATTGCTGCTATTCCGGTACAGACGGACTTACCTTGCTTAAAAAAAACAATTACCAGCTAATTCTTCTGGATGTGATGATGCCAGGAATGGATGGTTTTCAGACTATGGAGCAAATAAGGATGAAAAGCAGCATACCCATTCTGATGCTCACTTCTAAAAATGACAGCATGTCAAAAGTTCAGGGGCTGCGTAGTGGTGCAGATGACTATTTAACAAAACCCTTCGATATGGAGGAACTGATTGCCAGGATTATTTCTTTGATACGCAGATATACACGCTTTAACTCGGCAGGCAATGGCAATTACACACAGCCCCTTACCTACAAAGGGCTGACAATAGATTTTGACAATCGGAGCGTGACCACACAAAATGGTACCTTCGAACTGCCGCCGAAAGAATTTGATCTTTTGGTCTTTTGCGCTAAAAACCAGGGAAGAATTTTAACCAAACAGCAAATTTATGAAGAAGTTTGGGGTGAGCCCTATGTTTATGATGACAGCAACATTATGGCCATCATCAGCCGACTACGGAAAAAGATTGAACCCAGTCTTGGAGCGCCGCTGTATATCCAAACGATAAAAGGAATTGGCTATCGCTTTAACAAGGAGGTATAG